A genomic window from Desulfovibrio sp. JC010 includes:
- a CDS encoding type IV secretion system protein gives MVAVNYRFILFAGFIFSALLVLFMAADASANASVAGTATADTQILSRIATEFHAKAGKWDDLLTEHAKVLFRLLLILDVCFLGFRIATKQTGIDEAMAEFIMLMLYAGLMFAILIYYKEWTNQIIIGLSKTAQELGAPPVTAGSIFLAGVQVFDTMLSSMSWDIAKSAGLVLVAIAICISFSMIAAQVILVKCEAYIVLNAGIILLGFSGSKITRDYAINFIKYA, from the coding sequence ATGGTTGCTGTAAACTATCGTTTCATTCTCTTTGCGGGCTTTATCTTCTCCGCCCTGCTGGTTCTGTTCATGGCTGCTGACGCATCTGCAAACGCTTCGGTGGCTGGCACAGCCACAGCCGACACGCAGATACTCTCCCGCATCGCAACGGAATTCCATGCCAAGGCCGGTAAATGGGATGATCTGCTCACCGAGCACGCCAAGGTTCTGTTTAGACTTCTCCTGATTCTGGATGTCTGCTTTTTGGGCTTTCGTATAGCCACGAAACAGACCGGAATTGATGAAGCCATGGCCGAATTCATCATGCTCATGCTCTATGCCGGACTGATGTTCGCCATACTCATTTACTACAAGGAATGGACCAATCAGATCATTATCGGGCTGAGCAAGACGGCGCAGGAACTTGGAGCCCCGCCGGTGACGGCTGGCAGCATCTTTCTGGCCGGGGTTCAGGTCTTCGACACCATGCTTTCAAGCATGAGCTGGGACATAGCCAAATCCGCCGGGCTGGTGCTGGTCGCCATTGCCATCTGCATCAGCTTTTCCATGATTGCCGCGCAGGTAATTCTTGTAAAATGCGAAGCCTACATCGTCCTCAATGCGGGGATCATCCTGCTCGGCTTCAGCGGTTCCAAGATCACCAGAGATTACGCCATCAACTTCATCAAGTACGCCTT